A genomic stretch from Desulfotignum balticum DSM 7044 includes:
- a CDS encoding SDR family NAD(P)-dependent oxidoreductase, whose product MPGVQGRVTLVTGAGRGIGRATAELLTSRGARVMAVARSKNELKTLGLDYVAADLGTPDGCAFAVKQTRERLGPVSILVCNHGIGSAHERVIWEQPPEVWQETLRINLDGPYYLSQMVVKDMIEQGYGRCVFTSSTAGEKAEYAGSAYTSAKHGLLGLMRAISRDAGPHGVTSNAVLPGWVRTSMAEKSAGAEAEKRGITPDEVWKERAALYPPGRVATPEEVAHVIAFLASEESSGVSGEAITVALGGLV is encoded by the coding sequence ATGCCGGGAGTCCAAGGACGGGTCACACTGGTAACAGGTGCGGGGCGCGGTATCGGCCGGGCAACGGCTGAACTGCTGACATCCCGGGGTGCCCGGGTCATGGCCGTTGCAAGAAGTAAAAATGAATTAAAAACCCTGGGACTGGATTATGTGGCCGCAGACCTGGGAACCCCTGACGGATGTGCCTTTGCCGTCAAGCAAACCCGTGAGCGCTTAGGGCCGGTATCCATTCTGGTGTGCAATCACGGCATTGGTTCGGCCCATGAACGGGTGATATGGGAACAGCCGCCGGAAGTGTGGCAGGAAACCCTGCGTATCAACCTGGACGGGCCCTATTATCTGTCACAAATGGTTGTCAAAGACATGATTGAACAGGGCTATGGCCGGTGTGTGTTCACCAGCTCCACGGCCGGCGAAAAGGCGGAATATGCCGGCAGTGCCTATACCAGCGCCAAACACGGGCTTTTGGGCCTGATGCGCGCGATTTCCAGGGATGCCGGGCCCCATGGGGTGACCTCCAATGCCGTGCTTCCCGGATGGGTGCGGACATCCATGGCGGAAAAATCCGCCGGAGCTGAAGCTGAAAAACGCGGCATCACCCCGGATGAGGTGTGGAAGGAACGGGCGGCCCTCTATCCGCCGGGCCGGGTGGCGACCCCTGAAGAAGTGGCTCACGTGATTGCATTTCTGGCTTCCGAAGAATCCAGCGGGGTCAGCGGAGAAGCCATCACCGTGGCTTTAGGCGGCCTGGTTTAA
- a CDS encoding PAS domain-containing sensor histidine kinase — translation MSGKPTYEELEARIRELERAAEAKNKTGDPDIIRTLSESFQQLADHSQDAIYLFDIESGTFPFFNKRFLALFGSREQGRPVLTSGTVAQRIHPQDADKLRAARKKTLEAGETTGDVEYRYIGVDGTTRWMHDRWSVVRDRHHRAIAIEGFVRDNTQRKQAEEELEHSRNSALIGSYIVQKGRFVYVNPQFCKITGYAQNELTGMKSLDLVHADYQDHVLECARQMLAGRRTTPYEFRVVDRMGQIKWVMETVTPVKHQGTRAALGYFMDITQQQQVAQEQRDKEKLRAILEMAGAVSHELNNPLQVVLIGIEKLAAPNLKPAQKQDLIQLIKKHTLRMMELSAKIQKISQYATKDYVQGKKIFDIDAAAIELPGDIRNEAQ, via the coding sequence ATGTCCGGCAAACCCACATATGAAGAACTGGAAGCCAGAATCCGGGAACTGGAGCGTGCTGCCGAAGCCAAAAACAAAACCGGGGACCCGGATATTATCCGGACACTGTCCGAGAGCTTTCAGCAGTTGGCCGACCATTCCCAGGATGCCATTTATCTGTTTGATATTGAATCCGGGACCTTTCCTTTTTTTAACAAGCGGTTTCTGGCGCTGTTCGGCAGCCGTGAGCAGGGACGGCCGGTATTGACCTCCGGGACTGTGGCCCAGCGCATCCATCCCCAGGACGCTGACAAGCTTCGGGCCGCAAGAAAAAAAACCCTGGAAGCCGGTGAAACCACCGGAGATGTCGAATACCGCTACATCGGTGTCGACGGCACCACCCGGTGGATGCATGACCGGTGGTCCGTGGTCCGGGACCGGCATCACCGGGCCATTGCCATTGAAGGATTCGTTCGGGACAACACCCAGAGAAAACAGGCGGAAGAGGAACTGGAACACAGCCGGAACAGCGCTTTGATCGGCAGTTATATTGTGCAGAAAGGCCGGTTCGTCTATGTAAATCCTCAATTCTGCAAGATTACCGGATATGCACAAAATGAACTGACCGGCATGAAGTCTTTGGACCTGGTACATGCGGATTACCAGGACCATGTTCTGGAGTGCGCCCGGCAGATGCTGGCCGGACGCCGGACCACACCTTACGAATTCCGGGTCGTGGACCGGATGGGTCAAATAAAATGGGTCATGGAAACAGTGACCCCTGTCAAACACCAGGGAACCCGGGCCGCTTTGGGGTATTTCATGGATATCACCCAGCAGCAGCAGGTGGCCCAGGAACAGCGGGACAAGGAAAAACTCAGGGCCATTCTTGAAATGGCCGGCGCAGTCAGCCACGAGCTGAACAACCCGCTTCAGGTGGTGTTGATCGGGATTGAAAAACTGGCGGCACCCAACCTGAAACCAGCCCAGAAGCAGGATCTGATACAGCTCATAAAAAAACACACCCTGCGCATGATGGAGCTGTCTGCCAAAATTCAGAAGATTTCCCAGTATGCCACCAAAGACTATGTGCAGGGCAAAAAAATCTTTGATATCGATGCGGCCGCCATAGAACTCCCCGGAGACATTAGAAATGAGGCCCAGTGA
- a CDS encoding Mth938-like domain-containing protein — protein sequence MINSYSFGKMTVNGKEFRKDLMILPDRSVLSPWIRKSGHRLTLEDLKPVLETDAEILVIGTGKPGLMRPHATLVQDLQEKGITAMVMSSKKAAEKYNALAGTAKGVAACFHLTC from the coding sequence ATGATCAATTCTTATTCCTTCGGCAAAATGACCGTCAACGGCAAAGAATTTAGAAAGGATCTGATGATCCTGCCGGATAGGTCCGTGTTAAGCCCGTGGATCAGAAAATCCGGGCACCGGCTGACGCTGGAAGACTTAAAACCGGTTCTGGAAACTGATGCCGAAATCCTGGTGATCGGCACGGGAAAACCGGGCCTGATGAGGCCCCATGCCACACTGGTACAAGATCTTCAGGAAAAAGGGATCACGGCCATGGTGATGTCCTCAAAAAAGGCGGCTGAAAAATACAATGCCCTGGCAGGCACGGCAAAAGGGGTAGCCGCCTGTTTTCATCTGACCTGCTGA
- a CDS encoding GNAT family N-acetyltransferase: MPDLLVRLYDLPGAASERNRQAEQGIVIRRAMAYEKQAVVQWVTHRFGTGWAGECDVAFTRVPVSCFIATDAGNIAGFACHDVTCLNFFGPTGVDEKYRRTGIGKALLLSCLHAMAAKGYAYAVIGGAGPTEFFVKTAGAQPIAGSTPGIYHDRLTLQDMDKGEIP; encoded by the coding sequence ATGCCCGACCTGCTTGTCCGGCTGTATGACCTGCCCGGGGCCGCATCAGAGCGGAACCGTCAGGCTGAACAGGGCATTGTGATTAGACGGGCCATGGCATATGAAAAACAGGCCGTGGTCCAATGGGTGACACACCGGTTCGGCACGGGCTGGGCCGGTGAATGTGATGTGGCCTTCACCCGTGTCCCGGTGTCCTGTTTCATTGCCACCGACGCTGGAAACATCGCCGGTTTTGCCTGCCATGACGTCACCTGCCTGAATTTTTTCGGACCCACGGGCGTGGATGAAAAATACCGCCGTACCGGCATCGGCAAAGCCCTGCTTTTGTCCTGCCTTCACGCCATGGCAGCTAAGGGATATGCCTATGCAGTCATCGGCGGTGCCGGGCCCACGGAATTTTTTGTCAAAACAGCCGGAGCCCAGCCCATTGCCGGTTCCACCCCCGGAATTTACCATGATCGACTCACCCTCCAGGATATGGACAAAGGAGAAATCCCATGA
- a CDS encoding MBL fold metallo-hydrolase, producing MTHTRITIICENRAHMARDIMGEHGFAALIKTPDTCLLMDTGQGLGLAHNAKAMKIDLAALDGVVISHGHFDHTGGLMQIPARERPLPIHAHPDLFAAKYVMPKGEPPTYIGIPFSQTALEETINARFEFHSDFTDIAPGVFFSGQVPRTWSFEPSDDRLVTETSDGFVPDPFKDDASLLIETPTGPVILTGCAHSGIVNIMEHFAQKTGHQTFSAVIGGTHLGFVNDPAQLEQAMDAFDKFKVRTIAVSHCTGNEAAARLFHRFKNRFAFAGAGWHMDF from the coding sequence ATGACACACACCCGCATCACCATTATCTGTGAAAACCGGGCCCACATGGCCAGAGACATCATGGGCGAACACGGGTTCGCGGCCCTGATAAAAACCCCGGACACCTGTCTGCTCATGGACACGGGCCAGGGACTGGGACTGGCCCACAATGCAAAGGCCATGAAAATCGATCTGGCCGCCCTGGACGGCGTGGTGATCAGCCACGGCCATTTTGACCACACCGGCGGGCTGATGCAGATCCCGGCCCGGGAACGGCCTTTGCCCATTCATGCCCATCCGGACCTGTTTGCCGCAAAATATGTGATGCCCAAAGGAGAGCCTCCCACCTATATCGGGATCCCGTTTTCACAAACAGCACTGGAAGAAACAATCAACGCCCGGTTCGAGTTCCACAGCGACTTCACTGACATCGCCCCGGGCGTGTTCTTTTCCGGCCAGGTGCCCCGGACCTGGTCGTTTGAACCCTCTGATGACCGACTGGTGACCGAAACCAGTGACGGATTTGTTCCCGACCCGTTCAAAGACGATGCCAGCCTGCTTATCGAGACCCCGACCGGACCGGTAATTCTCACCGGGTGCGCCCACTCCGGCATTGTCAACATCATGGAACATTTTGCCCAAAAAACCGGGCATCAGACATTTTCCGCAGTCATCGGCGGCACCCACCTGGGATTTGTCAATGACCCGGCCCAGCTGGAACAGGCCATGGATGCGTTTGACAAATTTAAGGTCCGCACCATTGCCGTGTCCCACTGCACGGGCAACGAAGCCGCGGCCCGGCTCTTTCACCGGTTCAAAAACCGGTTTGCCTTTGCCGGTGCCGGCTGGCACATGGATTTTTAA
- a CDS encoding histidine phosphatase family protein, with protein sequence MSRKYEVKSDQTLTVIKQLLNQGITKIAAIIRHSERLYSTQARMEPFMNLTPEGLQYAVEMGQNLPAGPLPRMYSSYIGRCIETAYLIDKGFSRQHGIQLPHNQPKEQLAPFYIKDNQKALALLKEQGTYTYIRNWFDSRLDDTVMENPATTAAALTRFMTEQVNGLADNEIAICVSHDWNIFPLKEFALGLPHEEAGDIGYLDGVVFFENKNRMFITSYQADPRPVIAAS encoded by the coding sequence ATGAGCCGAAAATATGAAGTTAAATCCGACCAGACCCTCACTGTCATCAAACAACTATTAAACCAAGGTATCACAAAAATAGCCGCAATTATCAGACATTCCGAGCGGCTTTATTCCACCCAGGCCCGCATGGAACCCTTCATGAATCTCACACCTGAAGGCTTACAATATGCTGTGGAAATGGGACAAAATCTGCCGGCAGGTCCTCTGCCTCGGATGTACTCCTCCTACATCGGCCGGTGCATTGAAACCGCCTATCTCATTGATAAAGGATTCTCACGCCAGCACGGCATACAACTTCCCCACAACCAGCCAAAAGAACAGCTGGCCCCGTTTTACATCAAGGACAACCAAAAAGCCCTGGCCCTGCTCAAGGAACAGGGCACCTATACATACATCCGCAACTGGTTTGACAGCCGTCTGGATGACACCGTGATGGAAAATCCGGCAACCACCGCGGCCGCCCTCACCCGGTTCATGACCGAACAAGTCAACGGCCTGGCGGACAATGAGATCGCCATCTGCGTATCCCATGACTGGAACATCTTTCCCCTCAAGGAATTTGCCTTGGGACTGCCCCACGAGGAAGCCGGAGACATTGGATACCTGGACGGGGTGGTGTTTTTTGAAAACAAGAACCGGATGTTCATCACTTCATATCAGGCCGATCCCCGGCCGGTAATTGCCGCCTCATGA
- a CDS encoding HAD family hydrolase — MNNFEAVLFDLDGTLVDFQWDLDEAIPEICAILSDAGMDMARYGDPPSYVSLFNLTRDITDQWINRGALEDARKLLAKLDDVYNRYDQDAMKRWQPYPDTRSTLTRLVKEGFRLGVVSNCGREAVHGILARFNLIDFFEIILSRQDMSRLKPHPESLGLALKTLSLSPEKVLFVGDSINDILAADNTGMAACFLSCGESRITGLSATLNVNHISRLSDLLKIL, encoded by the coding sequence TTGAACAACTTTGAGGCGGTACTGTTTGATCTGGACGGCACACTGGTGGATTTTCAATGGGATCTGGATGAGGCCATTCCGGAAATCTGCGCCATTCTCTCGGATGCCGGGATGGATATGGCCCGTTATGGCGACCCTCCCAGTTATGTCAGTCTGTTTAATCTTACCCGGGATATAACAGACCAATGGATCAACCGGGGTGCTTTAGAAGATGCACGCAAACTTCTGGCAAAGCTGGATGACGTGTATAACCGGTATGATCAGGATGCCATGAAAAGGTGGCAGCCTTATCCGGACACCCGATCCACACTGACAAGACTGGTCAAAGAAGGATTCCGCCTGGGGGTTGTGAGCAATTGCGGGCGGGAAGCCGTTCACGGTATTCTGGCACGTTTCAACCTGATTGATTTTTTTGAAATTATTCTGTCCCGCCAGGATATGTCCCGGCTCAAGCCCCATCCGGAAAGCCTGGGCCTGGCCCTTAAGACATTATCTCTGTCTCCGGAAAAAGTGTTGTTTGTCGGTGATTCAATCAATGACATCCTTGCAGCTGATAACACAGGCATGGCTGCCTGTTTTCTGTCCTGCGGTGAAAGTCGGATCACCGGCCTTTCAGCCACCTTGAATGTGAACCACATATCCCGCCTGTCGGATCTTCTGAAAATTTTATAA
- a CDS encoding UbiX family flavin prenyltransferase, whose protein sequence is MKNRLIVGIAGASGVIYGVRLLEVLKQTDIETHLIMSEAGKLNIQIETSYDVDDVLSMADVTYTNADIAASVASGSFQTLGMVIAPCTVKTLSGIANSFNENLLIRAADVQLKEKRKLALMFRETPLHIGHLRLLTLAAEMGAHIVPPVPAFYHHPETIDDIINQSVGKVLDYMGIAHTLFKRWDNSALEKLKSELN, encoded by the coding sequence ATGAAAAATCGGTTAATTGTGGGTATCGCAGGGGCCAGTGGGGTCATTTACGGTGTCCGGCTGCTTGAGGTTCTGAAGCAGACGGATATTGAGACCCATTTAATTATGTCGGAAGCCGGAAAACTGAATATCCAGATTGAAACCAGTTATGATGTGGATGATGTGCTTTCCATGGCAGACGTTACCTACACCAATGCAGATATTGCCGCATCCGTTGCCAGCGGTTCATTCCAAACCCTGGGAATGGTGATTGCCCCCTGCACAGTAAAAACACTTTCAGGAATCGCCAATTCCTTTAATGAAAACCTTTTGATCCGGGCCGCAGATGTTCAACTCAAGGAAAAACGCAAACTGGCCCTGATGTTCAGAGAGACACCATTGCATATAGGTCATTTGAGACTGCTGACCCTGGCTGCGGAAATGGGCGCCCACATTGTTCCCCCCGTACCCGCGTTCTACCATCATCCCGAGACGATTGATGACATCATCAACCAGTCCGTGGGAAAAGTGCTTGATTACATGGGTATTGCCCATACCCTTTTCAAACGCTGGGACAATTCAGCGTTGGAAAAACTAAAGTCAGAACTCAATTGA
- a CDS encoding CBS domain-containing protein yields the protein MIVKNWMRKNPDIIPSDLSAKAAIQEFETKKVPFLAVVDDGRFKGFIARRDLREAASWTISTQDIFEIQYFNEKLKVRDIMVRKPVTLSIDDSVENAIKKGSRFGRSFLPVMDGEKLVGTLSNRDFTQALSQLLGEGEGVVGVTIELNGDSKTTIKEILEEFFAADVKINGFFTLKNPNNGANRLIIRFDIKYLKKITPVIKEKGYRLLEEATYKDNNIS from the coding sequence ATGATCGTAAAAAACTGGATGCGTAAAAACCCTGATATTATTCCCAGTGACTTGTCCGCAAAAGCGGCCATACAGGAGTTTGAAACAAAAAAAGTCCCGTTTTTGGCAGTGGTGGATGATGGCAGATTCAAAGGGTTTATTGCGCGGCGGGATTTGCGAGAAGCTGCATCCTGGACGATTTCAACCCAGGATATTTTCGAGATACAGTATTTTAATGAAAAATTAAAGGTCAGGGATATCATGGTGAGAAAACCGGTAACACTGTCCATTGATGACTCTGTTGAGAACGCCATCAAAAAAGGAAGCCGGTTCGGCCGCAGTTTTTTACCGGTAATGGATGGAGAAAAGTTGGTGGGGACCCTCTCCAATAGAGATTTCACCCAGGCTTTAAGCCAGCTTTTAGGAGAGGGTGAAGGTGTTGTCGGAGTAACGATTGAATTAAATGGAGATTCAAAAACTACCATAAAAGAAATCCTTGAAGAATTTTTTGCTGCCGACGTTAAAATCAATGGATTTTTTACGCTCAAAAACCCGAATAATGGCGCAAATCGCCTTATCATCCGATTTGACATTAAATACCTGAAAAAAATCACCCCCGTTATCAAAGAAAAAGGATACCGCCTGCTGGAAGAAGCGACATACAAAGACAATAACATTTCATAA
- a CDS encoding HD domain-containing protein, with the protein MDASLEKKIIETITPLYKKGRDGDWEHILRTVDLCRYLLKHENGDPNIVLPAAYLHDLGWSVVDYADFNAATPLEKTKTISFMQHMEQGAILAGKILNDLSYDETKTREIQRIIKIHDLPETVFKKPNINATLVVEADRLDRYGKTGITRFKTMFGKGKITGPYWEEARQLRKEGLKMWFITPTAGHLAQKLATEMGLFD; encoded by the coding sequence ATGGATGCCTCCCTTGAAAAAAAAATAATTGAAACGATTACCCCGTTATATAAAAAAGGACGGGATGGAGACTGGGAACATATCCTGCGCACGGTTGATCTGTGCAGATATCTGCTGAAACATGAAAACGGGGATCCAAACATTGTTTTACCGGCAGCATACCTCCATGATCTGGGATGGTCCGTCGTGGATTATGCTGATTTTAATGCTGCCACCCCTTTGGAAAAAACAAAAACAATCAGTTTTATGCAGCATATGGAACAAGGCGCCATTCTTGCCGGTAAAATATTAAATGATCTTTCCTATGATGAGACCAAAACCAGGGAGATTCAACGCATCATAAAAATTCATGATCTGCCTGAAACGGTTTTCAAGAAGCCCAATATAAACGCAACCCTGGTTGTGGAAGCCGATCGTTTAGACAGATACGGCAAAACAGGAATTACCCGTTTTAAAACCATGTTTGGAAAAGGGAAAATTACCGGCCCATATTGGGAAGAAGCCAGACAACTGCGGAAAGAAGGACTGAAAATGTGGTTCATCACCCCCACAGCCGGACATCTGGCCCAAAAGCTCGCAACGGAAATGGGGTTGTTTGATTAA